The following proteins are encoded in a genomic region of Diadema setosum chromosome 10, eeDiaSeto1, whole genome shotgun sequence:
- the LOC140234235 gene encoding aqualysin-1-like, with translation MNTKIILALLALIGAASARGRPLAPLLRNPDKFSDRHIVVLENDVDVDAFSSRFSTDSALIGRTKLVRNLKTALRAVIVDLDPETVDVVRSLPGVSYVEEDKLGYIDSESWGTDRINQRNLPLDGNDDYSNTGSGGNIYIVDTGIRVTHDDFGYRAKWAVNYMDSTNSDCNGHGTHCAGTAAGTEYGVAKRANVYAVKVCNCYGSCSTSAVVSGVDYVAEQKRGGVDNVVASMSLSLNSWSLTNAVENAIDDGVVVVTSSGNNGYDACNLVPGNIDAVITVGNTQSDDTMRSSSNYGTCVDILAPGTSITSASHSSDSGSAVKTGTSMACPHVAGAAAILMANKNIPPSSVSATLVSEASSNKISGDLKNSPNKLLYVP, from the exons ATGAATACGAAAATCATCCTCGCTCTCCTTGCGCTCATCGGCGCCGCCAGCGCCCGCGGCCGGCCGCTCGCACCACTGCTGCGGAACCCCGACAAATTCAGCGATCGTCACATCGTTGTCTTGGAG AACGACGTGGACGTAGACGCATTTTCCAGCCGTTTCTCCACTGACTCAGCCCTGATCGGAAGGACGAAGCTTGTCAGGAATCTGAAAACGGCCCTCAGGGCTGTCATTGTCGACCTGGATCCTGAGACTGTGGACGTG GTGCGCTCTCTGCCCGGAGTGAGTTACGTCGAGGAGGATAAACTGGGATACATCGACTCCGAAAGCTGGGGCACCGATCGCATCAACCAGCGCAACCTTCCCTTAGATGGCAACGACGATTACTCGA ATACCGGATCGGGTGGTAACATCTACATCGTAGACACTGGTATACGCGTCACCCACGATGACTTCGGCTATCGCGCCAAGTGGGCAGTAAACTACATGGACTCTACA AATTCAGACTGTAATGGGCACGGAACTCACTGTGCAGGGACGGCGGCTGGTACCGAGTATGGTGTCGCTAAAAGGGCAAATGTGTATGCGGTGAAAGTTTGCAATTGCTATGGGTCCTGCAGTACCTCAGCCGTTGTTTCAG GTGTGGACTATGTCGCTGAACAAAAGCGAGGTGGCGTGGATAATGTGGTGGCGTCCATGTCGTTGAGTCTTAACTCCTGGAGTCTGACGAATGCAGTGGAGAACGCAATCGACGACGGAGTGGTGGTCGTCACATCTTCTGGCAACAATGGTTACGACGCCTGCAATCTGGTGCCGGGAAACATTGATGCG GTTATCACTGTGGGCAACACGCAGTCAGACGATACCATGCGTTCGAGCTCAAACTACGGCACCTGTGTGGACATTCTGGCGCCAGGGACATCCATCACAAGCGCGAGTCACTCGAGCGACAGCGGGTCGGCCGTCAAGACCGGAACGAGCATGGCCTGCCCCCATGTTGCTG GAGCAGCCGCTATCCTGATGGCAAATAAAAACATCCCGCCAAGTTCGGTCAGTGCTACACTGGTGTCGGAAGCGTCATCTAATAAAATAAGTGGCGACCTGAAAAACTCGCCCAACAAACTTCTATACGTTCCATAG